A genomic stretch from Helianthus annuus cultivar XRQ/B chromosome 1, HanXRQr2.0-SUNRISE, whole genome shotgun sequence includes:
- the LOC110904232 gene encoding uro-adherence factor A-like: MAKNMYGDLVPVAQLPVTCVSNTDLYGNPLPPVASQQSYRSTGLPSFLDPNYNGQTKTAFYAKIVKDASNGESSGNYDSSEHDGSSVEDGTSSSSSEDGSEYESTREVVDSETNESLSESESSQWGIPSNTESKYTSKGLSPSWAESPTPSSSSRACSITAEQWASVTNQNQSEPKMARNMYGDLVPVAQLAVTCVSNTDLYGNPLPPVASQQSYRSSGLPSFLDPNYNGQTKTAFYAKIVKDASNGESPGNDDSSEHDGSSVEDGTSSSSSEDGSEYESTREVVYYETNESLSESESSQRIDSNEMYAPAARLKLFEDSWIFLPQEVQSPQDERVVYISPRCWWGIPSNTESKYTGKGLSPSRAESPTPSSSSRACSITTEQWASVTNQNQSEPKMARNMYGDLLPVAQLPVTCVSNTDLYRNPLPPVASQQSYRSTGFTSFLDTNYNGQTKTAFYAKIVKDASNGESSGNDHSSEHDGSSVEDGTSSSSSEDGSEYESTREVVDSETNESLSESESS; this comes from the exons ATGGCTAAAAATATGTATGGTGATCTGGTACCAGTTGCTCAGCTACCAgtaacctgtgtctcaaacacTGATTTGTATGGAAATCCACTACCACCAGTTGCCTCACAACAAAGCTATAGGTCTACTGGATTACCATCATTTCTTGATCCAAACTACAATGGTCAAACAAAAACGGCGTTTTATGCCAAAATTGTCAAAGATGCcagcaatggtgaatcctcgggaaattatgacagttctgaacatgacgGTAGCTCAGTTGAAGATGGTACAAGttcaagttcaagcgaggatggaTCGGAATATGAATCAACAAGGGAGGTTGTTGATTCTGAGACAAATGAGTCACTATCTGAGAGCGaatccagtcag TGGGGTATTCCATCCAATACGGAGAGTAAGTACACGAGCAAGGGTTTATCGCCATCATGGGCGGAATCTCCCACTCCCTCGTCCTCGTCACGAGCGTGTTCTATTACAGCAGAGCAGTGGGCATCGGTTACTAACCAAAATCAAAGTGAACCGAAAATGGCTAGAAATATGTATGGTGATCTGGTACCAGTTGCTCAGCTAGCAgtaacctgtgtctcaaacacCGATTTGTATGGAAATCCACTACCACCAGTTGCCTCACAACAAAGCTATAGGTCTAGTGGATTACCATCATTTCTTGATCCAAACTATAATGGTCAAACAAAAACGGCGTTTTATGCCAAAATTGTCAAAGATGCCAGCAATGGTGAATCcccgggaaatgatgacagttctgaacatgacgGTAGCTCAGTTGAAGATGGTACAAGttcaagttcaagcgaggatggaTCGGAATATGAATCAACAAGGGAGGTTGTTTATTATGAGACAAATGAGTCACTATCTGAGAGCGaatccagtcag AGGATAGATTCCAATGAAATGTACGCGCCTGCAGCACGTCTGAAGCTTTTCGAAGATTCATGGATTTTTCTTCCACAAGAAGTTCAAAGTCCACAAGATGAACGTGTAGTGTACATTTCTCCACGAT GTTGGTGGGGTATTCCATCCAATACGGAGAGCAAGTACACAGGCAAGGGTTTATCACCATCACgggccgaatctcccacaccTTCGTCCTCGTCACGAGCGTGTTCTATTACAACAGAGCAGTGGGCATCGGTTACTAACCAAAATCAAAGTGAACCGAAAATGGCTAGAAATATGTACGGTGATCTGCTACCAGTTGCTCAGCTACCAgtaacctgtgtctcaaacacCGATTTGTATAGAAATCCACTACCACCAGTTGCCTCACAACAAAGCTATAGGTCTACTGGATTCACATCATTTCTTGATACAAACTACAATGGTCAAACAAAAACGGCGTTTTATGCTAAAATTGTCAAAGATGCcagcaatggtgaatcctcgggaaatgatCACAGTTCTGAACATGACGGTAGTTCAGTTGAAGATGGTACAAGTTCAAGTTCAAGTGAGGATGGATCGGAATATGAATCAACAAGGGAGGTTGTTGATTCTGAGACAAATGAGTCACTATCTGAGAGTGAATCCAGTTAG